One Bombus pyrosoma isolate SC7728 linkage group LG7, ASM1482585v1, whole genome shotgun sequence genomic window carries:
- the LOC122568898 gene encoding transcription initiation factor TFIID subunit 1 isoform X2, producing the protein MADSEEENDKDITSGINMTGFLFGNIDDNGQLEDDILDPEAKQHIASLNRLGLSSFIREMMQNDDITEEKENESNDKPEEKNDMIDEKDTSYVKKSPSALDFFDINELAEDEREESGKQDMFEVKTEKENADYDADDEEVVNKSDTQLMPPPPIPEEKEALTAEEAEAARQRKLETPLASMLPSKYANVDVTELFPDFRANKVLRFSRLFGPGKPSSLPQIWKGVKRRRKKKRHHDIRDSDSGSDQEEKKTKFKGWVMQYGPDPTPDICRSDDETKLLMPVEDKEQVDKSGETGENGDMGPKVADWRFGPAQLWYDMLQVPETGDGFNYGFKIVDKLDEQSNKDNKDIKDANEEFSDDAFLMVSQLHWEDDVIWNGDDIKHKKLNSKNNAAGWVPSSGNRTAQAFSQPGKGAPVPVASNVRLATSQITTPLHMQSQKTKLNMSKGNQQQNREENYDDTWYSIFPVENEELVYGLWEEEVIWDPENMKKIPKPKILTLDPNDENIVLGIPDDIDPALVHKDNGPQPKVKIPHPHVKKSKLLLGKAGVINVLEEDTPPPPPKSPDRDPFNISNDTYYMPRSSETTLRLKVGGGNLIQHSTPVVELRVPFVQTHMGQIRLRNFHRPPLRRFSHGPLAHPGPHSVLPLIKHIKKKAKQREQERIASGGGDVFFMRTPEDLTGKDGELVLIEFSEEHPPLMNQVGMCSKVKNYYKRKAGKDQGPQKYKYGETAYAHTSPFLGILTPGQSIQAVENNMYRAPIYEHKIPETDFLVIRTRQQYYIREMDALFVAGQECPLYEVPGPNSKRANNFVRDFLQVFIYRLFWKSKDTPRRIKMDDIKKAFPSHSESSIRKRLKLCADFKRTGMDSNWWVIKPDFRLPTEEEIRAMVSPEQCCAYFSMIAAEQRLKDAGYGEKFLFTPQDDDDEEMQLKMDDEVKVAPWNTTRAYIQAMKGKCLLQLAGPADPTGCGEGFSYVRVPNKPTISKEEQEAQPKRTVTGTDADLRRLSLNNAKALLRKFGVPEEEIKKLSRWEVIDVVRTLSTEKAKAGEEGMTKFSRGNRFSIAEHQERYKEECQRIFDLQNRVLSSNEVLSTDEGESSEEDSSDIEEMGKNIENMLSNKKTSTQLSLEREEQQRHELRKMLMGEVQEQDKKSKEKKKDDEEDSPVNNFNSQQGRVLKIYRTFRNPEGKEYTRVELVRKSAVIDTYIKIRNSKDETFIKQFATLDEAQKEEMKREKRRIQEQLRRIKRNQERERMLGGPMAGNNASLSNIFDRSNTNTPTTTSSNSILPFCNSFQSTSSASKHPKPEVSPTKRKKPKLKPDLKLKCGACGNVGHMRTNKACPLYQNSITTAPVNVAMTEEQEEEIEKQLNTDDQDLVNVDGTKVKLSSKLIKHAEEMKRRTLLLKVPKEAVSSKKRRRATGDDHCDYLKRQQRPANRRRTDPVVVMSTMLESILNEMRDLPDVQPFLFPVNAKAVPDYYKIIQRPMDLQTIRENLRLKKYQSREEFLADVNQIVENSTLYNGSKSSLTVAAKRMLETCVERLGEKEDRLMRLEKAINPLLDDNDQVALTFILDNVVNNKLKSMTEAWPFLKPVNKKLVKDYYNVIKRPMDLETISKKVSAHKYHNRHEFLRDIEQILENCTVYNGKESPFTQKAELLVKVCKETLDEYDEHLTQLENNILLVQKRAMEQADIDPSWLGPDEENYTIVEPEFRGSQTSSPENPFGKSNMDDFDFVDVEGDMEGDGSRSVNSKKKDVLEEDLQFSSEDEFDEVPFGTDEQSENAEMETLELNEVREGTESGVVLADDDSQQAAEAMVQLGNVGFYMADQQLLQQDESMDVDPNYDPSDFLLAGLPARDEKSENKIQDDLAVSESDDDTENNAKQKQKTPQQLPQPEEDVGGDLWF; encoded by the exons atggCCGAttctgaagaagaaaatgataaagacATAACGTCTGGGATCAATATGACTGGTTTTTTGTTTGGCAACATTGATGACAACGGTCAACTGGAAGATGATATTCTTGATCCAGAGGCAAAGCAACATATAGCTTCACTGAATAGGCTTGGATTAAGTTCGTTTATTCGTGAAATGATGCAAAATGATGATATcacagaagaaaaagaaaatgaatctAATGATAAGcctgaagaaaaaaatgatatgaTTGACGAGAAAGATACCAGTTATGTTAAGAAATCACCTAGTGCTCTTGACTTTTTTGATATAAATGAATTAGCTGAggatgaaagagaagaaagtg GTAAGCAGGACATGTTTGAAGTAAAAACTGAAAAGGAAAATGCTGATTATGATGCTGATGATGAAGAGGTTGTTAATAAATCTGATACACAATTAATGCCACCTCCTCCAATTcccgaagaaaaagaagcactTACCGCAGAAGAAGCAGAAGCTGCACGTCAGCGTAAATTAGAAACCCCTCTTGCTTCTATGCTACCATCAAAATATGCCAATGTTGATGTTACTGAATTGTTTCCTGATTTTCGAGCTAATAAAGTTTTAAGGTTTTCAAGATTATTTGGTCCAGGAAAACCTAGTAGTCTTCCACAAATATGGAAGGGTGTTAAAAGGAGacgtaaaaagaaacgacaTCATGATATTAGAGATTCTGATTCTGGCTCTGAtcaggaggaaaaaaaaacgaagttTAAA GGCTGGGTGATGCAATATGGTCCAGACCCAACACCAGATATATGTCGTTCTGATGACGAAACAAAGTTATTAATGCCAGTAGAAGATAAAGAACAAGTTGATAAATCAGGTGAAACTGGAGAAAATGGAGATATGGGGCCAAAAGTTGCAGATTGGCGGTTTGGTCCTGCACAGCTTTGGTATGATATGCTTCAAGTTCCAGAAACTGGGGATGGTTTTAACTATGGATTTAAAATTGTTGACAAg TTAGATGAACAAAgcaataaagataataaagatATCAAAGACGCTAATGAGGAATTTTCTGATGATGCATTTTTAATGGTATCACAATTACACTGGGAGGATGATGTCATATGGAATGGTGATGACATAAAGCATAAG aaattaaatagtaaaaataatgcAGCTGGATGGGTACCATCCAGTGGGAACAGAACTGCTCAGGCATTCAGTCAACCAGGAAAAGGAGCACCTGTACCAGTCGCATCAAACGTTCGATTAGCCACTTCGCAAATTACAACTCCATTGCACATGCAATCTCAGAAAACTAAATT GAACATGAGTAAAGGGAATCAACAACAAAATCGGGAAGAAAATTATGATGATACTTGGTACTCTATTTTTCCtgtagaaaatgaagaattggtGTATGGACTTTGGGAAGAAGAAGTAATTTGGGATCCTGAGAATATGAAGAAGATACCAAAGCCTAAAATTCTTACTTTGGATCCAAATGATGAGAATATTGTTCTTGGTATTCCTGATGACATAGATCCAGCACTGGTACATAAAGATAATGGACCTCAACCAAAAGTAAAAATACCTCATCCTCATgtgaaaaaaagtaaattattactaGGAAAAGCTGGAGTAATTAACGTATTGGAAGAAGACACTCCACCTCCACCACCGAAATCACCTGATAGAGatccatttaatatttcaaatgatac ATACTATATGCCGCGATCGTCAGAAACAACATTACGATTAAAAGTTGGAGGTGGAAATTTGATACAACATAGTACGCCAGTAGTAGAATTACGTGTTCCATTTGTTCAAACTCATATGGGCCAAATTCGGCTTCGAAATTTCCATAGACCACCTTTAAGAAGATTTAGCCATGGACCGCTCGCTCATCCTGGTCCACATTCTGTCCTGCCATTAATAAAGCATATCAAAAAAAAAGCCAAA CAAAGAGAACAAGAGAGAATTGCATCTGGTGGAGGTGATGTCTTTTTCATGAGAACTCCTGAAGATTTAACTGGCAAAGATGGTGAATTGGTACTTATTGAATTTTCTGAAGAACATCCCCCGTTGATGAATCAAGTAGGAATGTGTTCCAAGGTGAAAAATTACTACAAGAGGAAGGCAGGCAAAGATCAAGGACCacagaaatacaaatatgGTGAAACCGCTTATGCTCATACTAGCCCATTTCTTGGAATTCTTACACCTGGTCAAAGTATACAAGCAGtggaaaataatatgtatagaGCGCCAATTTATGAGCACAAAATTCCAGAAACAGATTTCTTAGTTATAAGAACAag ACAACAATATTATATCAGAGAAATGGATGCTTTATTCGTTGCTGGTCAAGAATGTCCATTATATGAAGTTCCAGGTCCTAATTCAAAGAGAGCTAATAATTTTGTGAGAGATTTTTTAcaagtatttatatacagATTATTTTGGAAATCTAAAGATACACCCCGACGTATTAAAAtggatgatattaaaaaagcaTTCCCTTCGCATAGTGAAAGTAGTATTAGGAAACGTTTGAAACTGTGCGCTGATTTTAAAAGAACag GCATGGATTCAAATTGGTGGGTTATAAAACCCGACTTTAGATTACCAACCGAAGAAGAGATTCGAGCGATGGTGTCGCCGGAACAATGTTGCGCTTATTTTAGTATGATTGCAGCTGAGCAAAGACTAAAGGACGCTGGTTATGGTGAAAAATTCCTATTTACTCCTCAAgacgacgatgacgaagaaatgcaattaaaaatggaCGATGAAGTTAAAGTTGCGCCTTGGAATACGACACGAGCATACATTCAAGCTATGAAAGGTAAATGCTTGTTACAGTTAGCAGGACCAGCTGATCCAACAGGTTGTGGTGAAGGATTTTCCTACGTTCGAGTACCAAATAAACCCACGATTAGTaag GAAGAACAAGAAGCTCAACCAAAAAGGACTGTGACTGGAACAGATGCCGATTTAAGAAGGTTATCATTAAATAACGCGAAAGCGTTACTTCGAAAATTTGGTGTGCCTgaggaagaaattaaaaaattatctcgaTGGGAGGTAATCGATGTTGTTAGAACGTTGTCAACAGAAAAAGCTAAAGCTGGAGAAGAGGGCATGACTAAATTTTCACGAGGAAATCGTTTCTCTATAGCTGAGCACCAAGAAAGATACAAAGAAGAATGTCAGAGAATTTTTGATTTACAAAATCGTGTTTTATCTTCTAATGAGGTTTTGAGTACAGACGAAGGCGAGAGTTCTGAAGAAGATAGTTCTGATATAGAAGAGATGGGTAAAAACATAGAAAACATgctttccaataaaaaaaCTAGTACCCAATTATCACTTGAACGAGAGGAACAACAACGACATGAATTACGAAAGATGTTAATGGGTGAAGTTCAAGAACAAGATAAGAAGtctaaagagaaaaagaaggacgaCGAAGAAGATAGCCCTGTAAATAACTTTAACTCGCAACAGGGTAGAGTTCTTAAAATTTATCGGACATTTAGAAATCCAGAGGGCAAAGAATATACAAGAGTAGAATTAGTAAGGAAGTCTGCGGTAATAGatacttatataaaaattagaaattctaaggatgaaacgtttattaaacaatttgcaACATTGGACGAGGCACAAAAAGAAGAgatgaagagagagaaaagaagaattcaGGAACAACTACGTAGGATTAAACGAAATCAAGAACGTGAACGTATGCTTGGTGGCCCAATGGCAGGAAACAATGCGTCATTGAGTAATATATTCGACCGTAGTAATACCAATACCCCAACCACTACATCCTCAAACAGTATCCTTCCATTCTGTAATTCATTCCAATCTACTTCTTCTGCTTCTAAACATCCTAAACCGGAAGTATCTCCTACTAAACGTAAAAAACCTAAACTTAAGCCAGATCTCAAACTGAAATGTGGTGCTTGCGGTAATGTAGGTCACATGCGTACGAATAAAGCTTGCCCTTTATATCAGAATAGCATAACTACAGCGCCCGTGAATGTTGCGATGACAGAAGAACAAGAGGAAGAAATCGAGAAACAGCTTAATACAGATGATCAAGATCTTGTTAATGTAGATGGAACGAAAGTAAAGTTATCGTCCAAATTAATTAAG catgctgaagaaatgaaaagacgTACGTTACTCTTGAAAGTGCCTAAGGAGGCAGTAAGCTCTAAGAAACGAAGGAGAGCTACCGGAGACGATCATTGTGATTATCTTAAACGACAACAGAGACCTGCTAATAGACGTAGAACAGATCCTGTTGTAGTTATGTCTACAATGCTAGAAAGTATACTTAACGAAATGCGAGACCTACCTGACGTTCAACCTTTTCTATTTCCTGTTAATGCCAAA GCTGTTCctgattattataaaattatacaaagacCTATGGATTTACAAACCATACGTgaaaatttaagattaaagaaatatcaaagcCGAGAAGAATTTTTGGCTGATGTTAATCAGATTGTAGAAAACTCAACTCTGTATAATGGATCAAAGAGTTCATTAACAGTAGCAGCTAAGCGTATGCTGGAAACTTGTGTAGAAAGACTTGGAGAAAAGGAAGATCGTCTGATGAGATTAGAAAAAGCAATTAATCCTCTACTGGATGACAATGACCAAGTTGCTCTCACTTTTATCTTGGACAatgttgtaaataataaattgaaatctaTGACAGAAGCTTGGCCATTCTTGAAACCagttaataagaaattagtgaaagattattataatgttattaaacgACCTATGGATCTAGAAACTATATCCAAAAAGGTATCTG CGCATAAGTATCATAATCGCCATGAGTTTCTTAGGGatattgaacaaattttggaaaattgtaCAGTGTATAACGGAAAGGAATCTCCATTTACGCAGAAAGCAGAATTGCTAGTAAAAGTTTGTAAAGAAACATTAGATGAG TATGATGAACATTTAACACAATTAGAAAATAACATATTATTGGTACAAAAGCGAGCAATGGAGCAAGCAGACATTGATCCTTCATGGCTTGGACCAGATGAGGAAAATTATACTATTGTAGAGCCTGAATTTAGAGGG agtCAAACAAGTTCGCCAGAAAATCCATTCGGTAAATCGAATATGGATGATTTTGATTTTGTGGACGTGGAAGGCGACATGGAAGGTGATGGTAGTAGAAGCGtaaattcgaaaaagaaagatgtcCTTGAAGAAG ATTTACAATTCTCTAGTGAAGATGAATTTGATGAGGTTCCATTTGGTACGGATGAACAGTCGGAAAATGCGGAAATGGAAACACTTGAGCTAAATGAAGTTAGAGAAGGTACAGAAAGTGGAGTAGTATTAGCAGATGATGATAGTCAACAAGCAGCGGAAGCCATGGTTCAATTGGGTAATGTCGGCTTTTATATGGCGGACCAACAATTGCTTCAGCAAG atGAAAGTATGGATGTTGATCCTAATTACGATCCTTCAGACTTCTTGTTAGCTGGTTTGCCAGCAAGAGATGAGAAAAGCGAGAATAAGATACAAGACGATCTTGCTGTCTCTGAAAGCGATGATGATACAGAAAATAACgcaaaacaaaaacaaaaaacaccaCAACAATTACCGCAACCAGAGGAGGATGTTGGTGGTGATCTTTGGttctaa